From a region of the Streptomyces sp. NBC_00193 genome:
- a CDS encoding NTP transferase domain-containing protein: protein MTYDAIVLAGGAARRLDGADKPGLLVGGRPLLDRVLDACADARTTVVVAGRRPTARPVQWAREDPPGGGPLAALDAGLRHTTAPLVLVLSADLPFLDRDTVHALLRTLDAPGHRTRDGALLRDPAGRDQPLVAAYRAEPLRREIALLATEHGSVNGLPLRALTAELELTPVTAAAPLASFDCDTWDDLAAARARIREHGTVLEQWITAVKNELGIDVAVDTKTLLDLARDAAHGVARPAAPLTTFLVGYAAAHAEATGADPAQAVAEASRKAAELALRWAAEGESAEAPEATGSG, encoded by the coding sequence ATGACCTACGACGCCATCGTCCTGGCAGGCGGCGCCGCAAGGCGACTGGACGGAGCCGACAAACCAGGCCTCCTGGTCGGCGGCCGCCCCCTCCTCGACCGCGTCCTGGACGCCTGCGCAGACGCCCGCACCACCGTCGTGGTGGCCGGCCGCAGGCCCACCGCCCGGCCCGTGCAGTGGGCCCGGGAGGACCCCCCCGGCGGCGGCCCCCTCGCCGCGCTGGACGCCGGGCTGCGGCACACCACCGCCCCGCTGGTCCTCGTACTCTCCGCAGACCTGCCGTTCCTGGACCGGGACACGGTCCACGCCCTGCTCCGAACCCTCGACGCGCCCGGACACCGGACCCGGGACGGAGCCCTGCTCCGGGACCCGGCCGGCCGGGACCAGCCCCTGGTCGCCGCCTACCGCGCCGAGCCCCTGCGCAGGGAAATCGCCCTGCTGGCCACCGAACACGGCTCGGTGAACGGCCTCCCCCTGCGCGCCCTCACCGCCGAACTCGAGCTCACCCCGGTCACCGCGGCTGCGCCACTCGCCTCCTTCGACTGCGACACCTGGGACGATCTCGCCGCCGCCCGCGCCCGAATCAGAGAGCATGGAACCGTGCTGGAGCAATGGATCACCGCCGTCAAGAACGAGCTGGGCATCGACGTCGCCGTCGACACCAAGACCCTGCTCGACCTCGCCCGCGACGCCGCGCACGGCGTCGCCCGGCCCGCCGCCCCGCTGACGACCTTCCTCGTCGGCTACGCGGCGGCCCACGCCGAAGCCACCGGGGCCGACCCCGCGCAGGCCGTGGCCGAGGCCTCCCGCAAGGCCG
- a CDS encoding bacterial proteasome activator family protein has protein sequence MEMPRSERSQDSPPHGLIVGQDGMPVGGADDESREVPVTEMVEQPAKVMRIGSMIKQLLEEVRAAPLDEASRVRLKDIHAASVKELEDGLAPELVEELERLSLPFTEEAIPSEAELRIAQAQLVGWLEGLFHGIQTALFAQQMAARAQLEQMRRALPPGSSHEDDEDGPHGAVRSGPYL, from the coding sequence ATGGAGATGCCGAGGAGTGAACGGTCGCAGGACAGCCCCCCGCACGGCCTGATCGTGGGGCAGGACGGGATGCCGGTCGGCGGCGCCGATGACGAGTCGCGCGAGGTCCCGGTGACGGAGATGGTCGAACAGCCCGCCAAGGTCATGCGGATCGGCAGCATGATCAAGCAACTCCTGGAAGAGGTACGCGCCGCACCTCTGGACGAGGCCAGCCGGGTCCGTCTCAAGGACATTCACGCGGCGTCGGTGAAGGAGCTGGAAGACGGCCTGGCTCCCGAGCTGGTGGAGGAACTGGAGCGGCTCTCCCTTCCCTTCACGGAGGAGGCGATCCCGTCCGAGGCGGAACTGCGGATCGCCCAGGCCCAGTTGGTGGGCTGGCTGGAAGGCCTGTTCCACGGCATCCAGACGGCCCTGTTCGCGCAGCAGATGGCGGCGCGGGCCCAGCTGGAACAGATGCGCCGCGCCCTCCCGCCCGGCTCCTCCCACGAGGACGACGAGGACGGCCCCCACGGCGCTGTCCGCTCGGGCCCGTACCTCTAA